From Helicobacter kayseriensis, the proteins below share one genomic window:
- a CDS encoding Fic family protein, translated as MNLLDFMLKSSEYMQDYLVRMTHHSTAIEGNTLTQEQTASILLSGVITGNVLEREFYEVKNYKKVMPFILQSIQDEQKLTTQLIKEIHALTMENLLDNAGSFKTIQNLIVGADFETTKPYLVPTRIHELCDNLDYQLQNAKDDDEKLKIILKTHFDFERIHPFSDGNGRTGRLLIFYSCLQENILPPIIQKEDKNLYIAILREEKLDDFVALAKQIQAKEQERMEIFKQNIRQNTQKLSPQRRVELEKQNGRGR; from the coding sequence ATGAACTTACTAGACTTTATGCTCAAATCATCAGAATATATGCAAGATTATTTAGTCAGAATGACACATCACAGCACAGCTATTGAGGGAAACACACTCACTCAAGAGCAAACAGCTTCAATTCTTTTAAGTGGAGTGATCACAGGCAATGTTTTAGAAAGAGAGTTTTACGAAGTTAAAAACTACAAAAAAGTGATGCCATTTATTTTACAAAGCATTCAAGATGAACAAAAACTCACCACTCAACTCATTAAAGAGATCCATGCCCTTACAATGGAAAATCTTCTTGATAATGCAGGAAGCTTTAAAACAATACAAAACCTCATTGTGGGAGCAGATTTTGAAACAACAAAACCTTATCTTGTCCCAACAAGAATCCATGAGCTTTGCGATAATTTAGATTATCAACTTCAAAATGCAAAAGATGATGATGAAAAATTAAAAATAATCCTCAAAACACACTTTGATTTTGAAAGAATTCACCCATTTAGCGATGGAAACGGAAGAACGGGGCGATTGCTTATTTTTTATTCTTGTTTGCAAGAAAACATTCTTCCGCCCATCATTCAAAAAGAAGATAAAAACCTTTACATTGCCATTCTAAGGGAAGAAAAGCTTGATGATTTTGTTGCACTCGCAAAACAAATTCAAGCTAAAGAACAAGAGAGAATGGAGATTTTTAAGCAAAATATTAGGCAAAACACTCAAAAACTATCACCTCAAAGAAGAGTGGAACTTGAAAAACAAAATGGGAGAGGGAGATAA